The nucleotide sequence AGATTCTACTGCTCTTAAAGCCACAACCTGCTCGTAAGTACGCTCATCTCCCATTACACCTACAGATTGTACCGGCAACAAAATTGCTCCGGCCTGCCAAACTTTATCGTAAAGTCCCCAATCTCTAAGTCCCTGAATAAAAACATGATCTACTTCCTGCAATATTCTTACTTTCTCTGCAGTAATATCGCCTAAAATTCGAATTGCCAAACCTGGGCCAGGGAATGGATGGCGTCCTAATAGAACTTTATCTATACCTAACTCGGCTCCTACTCTTCGTACCTCATCTTTAAAAAGCATTCTTAATGGCTCTACCACTTTCAATTTCATAAAATCTGGTAGACCACCTACATTATGATGCGATTTAATTGTTACTGAAGGTCCGTTTACCGAAATAGACTCGATAACATCCGGATAGATAGTTCCTTGTGCTAAATAAGTTACATCTTTTATTTCGTGCGCCTCATCATCAAAAACTTCGATAAAAGTGTTACCTATCGCTTTTCTTTTCAATTCAGGATCACTAATTCCGGCTAAAGCATCAAGAAAACGTGCAGAAGAATCTACTCCTTTTACGTTTAGTCCCATATCCTTATACTGGTGCAAAACATCTTCAAATTCATTCTTACGCAGCAGACCATTATTTACAAAAATACAGTAAAGGTTTTTACCAATAGCTTTATGTAAAAGCATTGCTGCTACCGTAGAATCTACTCCCCCACTAAGTCCTAAAACTACCTTATCGCCACCAATCTTCTCTTTTAACTCGGCTACCGTCAAATCTACAAAAGCACCCGGAGTCCAACTTTGCGTTACTCCAGCAATATTTACTAGAAAATTCTCTAGTAATTGCTTTCCATCGGTAGAGTGATAAACTTCAGGATGAAATTGAATTGCAAATGTTTCTTCACCCTCAATTCGATACGCTGCATTTAGCACATCGGTTGTACTTGCAAGGCGTACACTATTTTCAGGTAATTCTTTTATCGTATCACTATGGCTCATCCAAACCTGAGAGCCTTCCTTAATATTTTCAAATAAAGGTTCTGCATCCTTAATAACAGATAAGTTTGCTCGACCATATTCTCTAGTTTCAGAAGGTTCTACTTTACCGCCATTAAAATGGGCTAAATACTGAGCGCCATAGCAAACAGCTAGTAAAGGTAATTTCCCTCTAATTTGAGATAAATCAGGATGCGGAGCATCTTCTGCTCTTACTGAAAACGGACTTCCTGAAAGGACAACCGCTTTAAAGCCTGAAAGGTCTTGTGGAACTTTGTGAAATGGATGGATTTCGCAGTAAATATTCAATTCTCTTACGCGTCTTGCAATCAATTGCGTATACTGCGAACCGAAGTCTAAGATGAGTACGTTATTTTGCATGCGCAAAATTAAGAATTTGTACTAAAAATGAAATACAATCTACAATTATTTTACACTTACTTTTCGACAAATATTTTAGACTCTATTTAATACTAGTATTTAACAAAATGATACCTAAGTACAATAAATGTTAATAATATTAAGAAAATGCTATTTAGTAAGTGGTTTCTACACATCTTTTGGTTATTCAAACTATTTGCACTTTATTTGTTTTAACCTATTTTTAACTTAACCTAAATCCCCAAAGAATGACTAACCGAACAGAAGAAGAGTTGATGAACTCTCTACATCCATCCCGATCGATATTAGAATTGGTGTATTACATCATGACGGTAATTTGCGTCGTGGGAATTGCCATAATAGTTTTTCAACTTATGCAATAATACTACCTATTAAAAGCTTAATTTTATAGCCTAATTAACTACAGTCTATGAAATATATTAGTGCTATAATTTTTTCAATTGCCATTGTAATTGCTGCCTGGTTTTTGGGTGATGCCTATGTAAGTAGAGCTAATCCAGATGGAACAATATCTGTAACTGGTGCTGGTAGTGAGAATTTCACTTCAGATCTTATAGTTTGGGAAGGGCAATTTAGCCAAATGAGTCCAAATCTTGAAGGCGCTTACAACGAGCTTAATCGTGATAAAAGTACCGTTCGAAATTATCTAATTCAAAAAGGTATTAAAGAAAGCAATATCGTTTTTAATTCAGTACAAACGAATGAGCAACGAGAACAGCAGTACCAAGACGGTAATTATATCGGCAGCATTTTTAGAGGCTATGAGCTTACACAAAGTGTGAAGATTGAATCTAACAATGTCGAATTAATCGAGGGTGTTGCCAGAGAGATTACTGAATTATTAAATAAAGGAGTGCAATTTAACTCTACGCCTCCGCGCTATTATTATACTAAGATTGCCGACCTGAAGATTGAAATGATTTCGAAAGCTACTGAAGATGCTCGATTAAGAGCCGAGCGCATCGCAGAAAATTCAGGAGGAACTCTAGGCGATTTGAAAAGCGCAGATATGGGCGTTTTCCAGATTACCGGCCAAAATAGTGGCGAAGATTACAGTTGGAGTGGTGCTTATAATACGGCTGACAAAAAGAAGACCGCTAGCATTACGATGAGATTGGAATACGAGATTGACTAATTAGTAGTAGGTACAAACTAATATTAAGTTTGTTCAAAGTTCTAACCTTAATTGTTCAATTTTAAATATTAAACCAAAAAAGCTGAAAGCTCAATCATGAGCTTTCAGCTTTTTACTTTATATATTTTTGAACTATAAATTACTTCATAGATTCTAATATTTTATCGATATCATCTTCTGTAGTATCTGGATTGATAAAACAAAAACGCGCGATAGTTTCTTTTTCCCATTTCGTTGGAGTCACCAAGGCAAAACCAGAATTGTGATTTTTATATGTCCAATCGCGATATTGATCTGCTGTCCATCCTTTTCTTCTAAATAGAACTACTGATAAGCTCGATGGTCTTACCAACTCTAAATGATCAATTTCTTCTATCTTTTTAGCGGCAATTTGAGCAAGCTCGATACCTCTTTCTACGGCTTGTCTATATTTATCGGTACCGTGCATCGCTAAAGAAAACCAAAGTGGCATTCCTCTCACTCTTCTTGTTAATTGTATTTGGTAATCTGCTGGATTAAAACCTTGCGCACCTTCGTCCTTAAAAATCTCTAAATAAGCCCCTTTTTGAGAATGAGCATTTTTCGCGTGATCCAAATTCTTATAAATCACAGCGCCACAATCATAAGGTGAGAATAACCATTTATGAGGATCGATAGTTATACTATCTGCTTTTTCAATTCCGTTGAATAAATGTCTAACCGAGTTTGCTGCAAGTGCTCCACCACCATACGCGCAATCTACATGATACCAAACATTCGCCTGCTCACAAACTTCAGCAATAGAATCTAATTCATCTATAATTCCGGCATTTGTTGTTCCTCCAGTTGCTACGACTGCAAAAAGTCGTTTTCTATCTTTTTCTTCAAGCTCGTCTATCGCATTCTTAAGTGCTGCTCCGGTAAGTTTATCATCATTATTGTCGATCATCACCACATCTGCGTCAATCACTTTCGCCATGGCTTGTACTGAGCTATGTGCACCATCTGAAGTAAGTAACAAACCACGAACGCTAACATTATCAGAAGATCTTCTTCTCCATTCTTCTCTTGCAGCGACCATTGCAGAAAGATTTGCGGCCGTTCCCCCACTGGTAAACACACCAAAAGCGGTTTCTGGTAATCCGGTTAAAGAGACCATCCACTTCATAGCTTGATTTTCACAGAAAATACCTCCTGCTCCTTCCATCCAGTAAGCTCCATGAATACTAGAGGCAGAGGTTACCAAATCGAACATTATCGCTGCTCGCGTAGGTGCCGCTGGTACAAAAGCTAAATGTCTTGGATGATCTATAGGCACGCAAGCTTTTACTAAAACGTCTTTAAACATTTTAAAAGCATTTTCGCCACCTATACCTTCTGGAGTGATGGTTTCTCCAACCATCTCTAATAATTCTGATTCTTTTTTTGGAGATCCAAGCTCCGGTGTAATATTCGAGATACGATCTATGGTATATTTCATGACATCTAAAGTCATTTCAACCAGATCCATATCTATGGTATGCATTTTATTTTGATCCAAAGGTGATAATTTTAAAATGTTGTTCTAATGGGTTTAATTCAGCAAAAAGTTTCTCTAGAAGTTCCTGCCCGTAAATGGCATAAACTTCAGAAAAATTGGTTTGCCGTTCCTGTAAGCTACGATTAGGAAATAATTGATTTTGCAAATCTGCAATTCTGCTTACCTCATCTTTCAATTTTCGCTTTTGTGCTTTTAATAAGCGCTTTTCAAGATGATCTAGTCCTTTTAATTGTTTTACTTCCTGGGCTTTTACTGCTCCTAAAAAAGAATGATCTGTTTTTCCAGCTAAATCATACATTTCCTGAAACTGATTCACTAAATGTTCTTTTTGTTTGCTGAAGTCAATATCAATATTCGATATTTTACGAACCTTTCTATTAATAAGTTCATGTTGCTGAAGAAAAAGCTCTTTATTAGAAATGGCTAATTTCTCTCGCTTTTCTCTTTGCTTTTCGGTCTGAATTAATGCTGAATTCCGCAATAATAACATCGGAAAAGGCACATTTTCAGCTTCAAAATAATCTTTTAACTCCAACCAGTAAGCCAATTCGCCGCCGCCGCCAATGTAACATAGATTGGGCAATATCACTTCTTGAAAAAGCGGGCGCATCATCACATTTGGGCTAAAATGTTGCGGAGATTCCTTTAGCTCAGCTAAGATTTCATCTTGTGTCCATTCAATTTGCTTTTCATGAACGTAGAATTTATCATCTTTCTTTATAATGCGTTCTCGATAACCTTTATTCAGATAAAAAAGATTGATTTCACGTGGATTTACCTGAACGGTATAACCCAAATTGGCTAATTCTGCACTTTTTTCTTTAGTACTTTCATAAGATTGCTGTTGTAGCAATTCATTTTCAACATAAGGAGTAAAAAGCTTTTTAAGTTCTGGCTGCTGCGCGCCCATAATTACCAATCCATACGCTTTAAAAAGCTCGTTAGCCAAATAACGTGTGGCATCGGTTAAATTGTTATGCTCTAAATAGGCTTTTTTAAACAATGATTTTAGATAATCTGCATCTTGCCCGCCTCCTATTTCTGCGGAAAAAAGTTCGAAAACTTCCTCTAAACCTTCAGTAGACAAATAACCTACCGCATCAATCTCTGCTCCTTTTTCTTCTGAATTCCACTGAAATTTCTTTCCGTTTAAATTGAAATAATTAATTTCAGCAAAATCATGATCTTCGGTAGCCATCCAGTAAACGGGTACAAAATCATATTCAGGATGCTCTTTTTTAAGAATCTTAGTAAGATTAATTACAGAAATGATCTTATATAAAAAGTAAAGCGGACCTGTAAAAAGATTTAATTGATGCCCGGTAGTAATTGTAAACGTAGTATCCTTAGAAAGCGCTTCGATATTGGCCAAAGTGGATTCTGAAATTTCAAAACACTCATACTGTTTCTTTAGACTTTCAACTAAAACTTCTCGATTTTCCGAAGAAAAATGTTGTTGTTTTTCTTTAATCTGAGCTTCAAAATTTCCAATCACTGGGAAGCGATTATAAAAAGAAGCTAACTCTTCCTTTTGATCCAGATAATCCAAAATAAGTTTGGAAAAATAATTGGTTTCGGAATACGAAATACAATCGGTAGGCATAGACTTTTTTTGAGTTTGCTAAGATACCGAATGTTTAACTTTTTTGCACTAATTTTTAGTTAATTCGCCCATCTAGGCTATCTTTACTACCCTAACGATAACCCCACCATTATTTTATGAAGAATAAATTACTTTTTTACGCCTTCGTAATGTTTAGTTTTATAAGCCTTACAGCACAGGTAAAATCGCCCTCAGAATTTTTAGAATACGAACTCGGTAGCCAATTTTCCAGACATGCAGATGTAGTTAATTACTTTGAGCATATCGCAGAAAATTCAGCTTTGGTAACTTACCACACTTATGGTAAAACCAACGAAAGACGACCACTCACTTACGCGGTAATTTCTTCGGAAGAAAACTTATCAAACATCGAAGACATCAGGAAAAACCACTTAAAACAAACCGGAATCTTAGAAGGTAACCCCACTACCGATAAGGCGATCGTTTGGTTAAGTTATAACGTACATGGTAACGAAGCTTCTAGTACCGAAGCTGCCATGAAAACACTCTATAATCTGATTACCAAAAAACAAGATTGGTTAAAAAACACGGTCGTTATTATCGATCCTTGTGTAAATCCAGATGGACGTGATCGTTATGCGAATTGGTACAATCAGGTACGGCAAACACCTTTTAATACTTCCCAAGATGCTGCCGAACATTACGAACCATGGCCGGGCGGAAGACCAAATCATTATTTATATGATCTTAACCGTGATTGGGTTTGGGCTACACAAGTAGAAACCAGAAGTCGATTAAAAATCTACAATCAGTGGATGCCGCATATTCATGTCGATTTCCATGAACAGGGAATAAATAACCCTTATTATTTTGCTCCCGCAGCCGAACCTTTTCATGATATCATAACACCGTTTCAACGAGATTTCCAGACTAGAATCGGTAAAAACAATGCTAAATATTTTGATGAAGAAGGTTGGTTATTTTTCACTAAAGAAAGTTTCGATTTACTTTATCCTAGCTATGGTGACACCTATCCTACTTACATGGGTGCAATTGGAATGACTTACGAGCAAGCAGGTCACGGCCGTGGAGGATTAGGTATTAAAACCGATCAGGAACATACGCTTACTTTAAAAGATCGTATCGATCATCATTTTACGACGGGAATTTCAACCGTAGAAATGGCTTCTAAAAATGCAGAAGAACTGGCGAGTGAATTCAGCAACTACTTTAAAAATACCGACAGAAAATATGAAACTTTTGCGCTTAACGGAAATAAAGATAAAATCGATGCGCTAAAAAAATTGTTAGATCGTCACGAAATCAAATATTCCACAGCGAATTCAGGAGAAAAAATTTCTGGGTATAGTTTTACACAAAACGAAAATGGAAGTTTAACTACTACCGATCAAACACTTTTGGTAAGCACTCAGCAACCAAAAGGACATATGGTAGAAGTGCTTTTTGAACCTAAAACGAAACTTAACGACTCGGTTACTTACGATATTACGGCATGGAGTTTACCTTATGCTTATGGACTTGATGCA is from Zunongwangia endophytica and encodes:
- the guaA gene encoding glutamine-hydrolyzing GMP synthase, giving the protein MQNNVLILDFGSQYTQLIARRVRELNIYCEIHPFHKVPQDLSGFKAVVLSGSPFSVRAEDAPHPDLSQIRGKLPLLAVCYGAQYLAHFNGGKVEPSETREYGRANLSVIKDAEPLFENIKEGSQVWMSHSDTIKELPENSVRLASTTDVLNAAYRIEGEETFAIQFHPEVYHSTDGKQLLENFLVNIAGVTQSWTPGAFVDLTVAELKEKIGGDKVVLGLSGGVDSTVAAMLLHKAIGKNLYCIFVNNGLLRKNEFEDVLHQYKDMGLNVKGVDSSARFLDALAGISDPELKRKAIGNTFIEVFDDEAHEIKDVTYLAQGTIYPDVIESISVNGPSVTIKSHHNVGGLPDFMKLKVVEPLRMLFKDEVRRVGAELGIDKVLLGRHPFPGPGLAIRILGDITAEKVRILQEVDHVFIQGLRDWGLYDKVWQAGAILLPVQSVGVMGDERTYEQVVALRAVESTDGMTADWVNLPYEFLQKTSNTIINRVKGVNRVVYDISSKPPATIEWE
- a CDS encoding SIMPL domain-containing protein: MKYISAIIFSIAIVIAAWFLGDAYVSRANPDGTISVTGAGSENFTSDLIVWEGQFSQMSPNLEGAYNELNRDKSTVRNYLIQKGIKESNIVFNSVQTNEQREQQYQDGNYIGSIFRGYELTQSVKIESNNVELIEGVAREITELLNKGVQFNSTPPRYYYTKIADLKIEMISKATEDARLRAERIAENSGGTLGDLKSADMGVFQITGQNSGEDYSWSGAYNTADKKKTASITMRLEYEID
- the bshC gene encoding bacillithiol biosynthesis cysteine-adding enzyme BshC translates to MPTDCISYSETNYFSKLILDYLDQKEELASFYNRFPVIGNFEAQIKEKQQHFSSENREVLVESLKKQYECFEISESTLANIEALSKDTTFTITTGHQLNLFTGPLYFLYKIISVINLTKILKKEHPEYDFVPVYWMATEDHDFAEINYFNLNGKKFQWNSEEKGAEIDAVGYLSTEGLEEVFELFSAEIGGGQDADYLKSLFKKAYLEHNNLTDATRYLANELFKAYGLVIMGAQQPELKKLFTPYVENELLQQQSYESTKEKSAELANLGYTVQVNPREINLFYLNKGYRERIIKKDDKFYVHEKQIEWTQDEILAELKESPQHFSPNVMMRPLFQEVILPNLCYIGGGGELAYWLELKDYFEAENVPFPMLLLRNSALIQTEKQREKREKLAISNKELFLQQHELINRKVRKISNIDIDFSKQKEHLVNQFQEMYDLAGKTDHSFLGAVKAQEVKQLKGLDHLEKRLLKAQKRKLKDEVSRIADLQNQLFPNRSLQERQTNFSEVYAIYGQELLEKLFAELNPLEQHFKIITFGSK
- a CDS encoding pyridoxal phosphate-dependent decarboxylase family protein, whose protein sequence is MHTIDMDLVEMTLDVMKYTIDRISNITPELGSPKKESELLEMVGETITPEGIGGENAFKMFKDVLVKACVPIDHPRHLAFVPAAPTRAAIMFDLVTSASSIHGAYWMEGAGGIFCENQAMKWMVSLTGLPETAFGVFTSGGTAANLSAMVAAREEWRRRSSDNVSVRGLLLTSDGAHSSVQAMAKVIDADVVMIDNNDDKLTGAALKNAIDELEEKDRKRLFAVVATGGTTNAGIIDELDSIAEVCEQANVWYHVDCAYGGGALAANSVRHLFNGIEKADSITIDPHKWLFSPYDCGAVIYKNLDHAKNAHSQKGAYLEIFKDEGAQGFNPADYQIQLTRRVRGMPLWFSLAMHGTDKYRQAVERGIELAQIAAKKIEEIDHLELVRPSSLSVVLFRRKGWTADQYRDWTYKNHNSGFALVTPTKWEKETIARFCFINPDTTEDDIDKILESMK
- a CDS encoding M14 family metallopeptidase — encoded protein: MKNKLLFYAFVMFSFISLTAQVKSPSEFLEYELGSQFSRHADVVNYFEHIAENSALVTYHTYGKTNERRPLTYAVISSEENLSNIEDIRKNHLKQTGILEGNPTTDKAIVWLSYNVHGNEASSTEAAMKTLYNLITKKQDWLKNTVVIIDPCVNPDGRDRYANWYNQVRQTPFNTSQDAAEHYEPWPGGRPNHYLYDLNRDWVWATQVETRSRLKIYNQWMPHIHVDFHEQGINNPYYFAPAAEPFHDIITPFQRDFQTRIGKNNAKYFDEEGWLFFTKESFDLLYPSYGDTYPTYMGAIGMTYEQAGHGRGGLGIKTDQEHTLTLKDRIDHHFTTGISTVEMASKNAEELASEFSNYFKNTDRKYETFALNGNKDKIDALKKLLDRHEIKYSTANSGEKISGYSFTQNENGSLTTTDQTLLVSTQQPKGHMVEVLFEPKTKLNDSVTYDITAWSLPYAYGLDAVASSKSYSGKRNAETSKISNIINAEGAGYIANWKSIKDAEFLAALLKQEVKVRFSELPFSSEGKNFNAGTLVITKSDNKNLENFNEIVVETANEFERELTVANTSFVSSGPDFGSPDIKLIRNPNIAVLRGEGTSSLNYGEIWYFFEQELNFPITALGTDYLNRIDLSSYDILIFPEGYYGSALGDAALKKIKKFVNAGGKMITIGRAIGNFAGKDGFSITQNKVEENKENANTPNLTPYRMRQRESIKSNSPGSIVKTTVDNTHPLAFGYDKTYFSLKLSSSNYGLLSNGYNVAYMQEPQVVSGFVGSEAYKTLENSVVFAEENMGRGSIIYMADNPLFRSFWQNGKLFFANALFMVK